Genomic segment of Fundidesulfovibrio magnetotacticus:
CGCTCCACGGGCGCTTCGACGCCGTGCTGCACATGGCCGCCGTGGTCAGCGTGCCGTGGTCCATGGACCACCCCGAGGAGACCATGGCCGTGAACCGCGACGCCACCCTGGCCCTGCACGCCCAGGCCCGCGAGAGCGGGGCGGGCGGCTTCGTCTTTGCCGGGTCCGCCGCCGAATACGGACTGCCCGTGGAAGGCCCCGTGCGCGAAGACCAGGCCGGGGAGCCCCAAAGCCCCTACGGCTGGGCCAAATACCTGGCCTCGAAACACATCGCGGAATCCGGCTTCGGGGCCAGCGTGCGCTTCTTCAACCTCTACGGCCCGGCCCGGGGCAAGCCCGGCCCCTACGATGGCGTGGTGCGCCGCTTCCTGGCCATGGCCCTGGCGGACAAGCCTCTTACCGTTTTCGGCGACGGCGGCCAGACGCGCGATTTCGTCTGGGTCTACGACGCCGTGCTCGCCGTGCTCCTGGCCGCCGGGCTCGCGGGGGAGCGGGGTCCGCTCGCGGGGGTGTTCAACGTGGGCACCGGGCGCTCCACCAGCGTGCTGGAGCTGGCCCGCATGATCCTGGCCGTCACCGGGCGCGAGCTGCCCGTGCAGAGCCTGCCCGAGCGCGCGGGCGACCTGCGCCACTCCCTGGCCGACACCTCGGCCCTGGCCCTGGCCGCCGGATTCACCCCCGCCACACCTTTCGAGGAAGGCCTGGGGCGCACCCTGGAGTGGTTCACGGCCCATCCGGACGAGCTGGCCTGAGGCCTCGGGCCAGGCCCGGCGGGGGGCTTGCGCCGGGCCTTTTTGCGTGGTCAGGCGGGCGCAAAGCTGCTAGGGATGGGGAAATCCGTTCCGTCCAAGGAGCCGCCATGCCCGCGCCCGTGAGCCCCTACACCATCCTGGCCCTGGCCCCCTTCGCACCCGTGCCCGCCTCGGGCTACCGGCCCCGCGTGGTGGAGGCCGACATCTACACCCTGGACGAGGCCCTGGCCGCCATGGCCCCCAGGCTTTGGGTGGAGCTGCCGCGCGACGTCTGCCCCGAGGGCGGCCTGGACGTGGCCGTCACCTCTTTCGCGGGGTTCCGCCCGGACGGGCTGGTGAAGAACGTGCCCTACCTGGCCGCCCTGGCTGGGTGCGAGGCCTACCTGGGCCAGGCCCGGGCCTCGGGCGCTGCCCCGGAGGACGCGGCCCGGGAGATCCGCTCCCGCTGGCCCTCTCTGCCTCTGGACCTCACCGTGGCCCAGGCCCCGTCCAGGCCCGCGCCCGCCGATTCCCAGGCCCTGGACGACCTGCTCTCCATGGTGGCCACCCAGGACGCCCCCCAGGCCCCGGGCGGCGGCCAGGGGCTGGCCGACTGGCAGGCCCAGGCCGGAACCCTTCTGGCCAGGGCCCTGGCCGCAATCTTCGCCGACGCGGGCTGGCGCTCCCTGGAGGCCGCCTGGAGCGGCGCGCGCTGCCTGGCGCGCAAGGCCGGGGTGAAGGAGGGCGGGCGCGTGCGCCTGAAGCTCTGCGCGGCCCAGGCCGAGACCCTGCCCGACGCCCTGGGCGGGCTCATGGCCCAGATGGTCCAGGACACGCCCCACCTGACCCTGGTGGACCACGCCTTCGCCAACACCCCGGCCGACGTGGAACTGCTCGAACAGGTGCTGGCCTTTGCCGACACCCTGCTGACCCCCACGGTGGCCTGCCTCTCCCTGGAATTCTTCGGCGTGGGCTCCTGGCGGGAGCTCTCGCGCCTGGGCTACCTCAAGGCCGCCCTGGCCGACGCCCGCTTCGCCAAGTTCCGCAAGCTTGCCCAGCACCCGGGGGCCGCGCGCCTGCTGCTCACGCTCAACCGCTTCCTGGAGCGCGCGCCCTACGGGCCGGGGAATCCCGCCCGCCCGGCGGCCTTCACCGAGCAGGGCGCGCCGTGGCTCTCCCCGGCCTGGGCCGTGGGGACCCTGGCGGCCAAGAGCGTGGCGGCCTGCGGCTGGCCCTCGCGCCTGA
This window contains:
- a CDS encoding NAD-dependent epimerase/dehydratase family protein; protein product: MIQASLEGKRCLVTGAAGNVGSKLCEALLGAGAFVAGVDNFFSGYRSNLEPFQDNPSFAFHERSILEPDLLPGLAALHGRFDAVLHMAAVVSVPWSMDHPEETMAVNRDATLALHAQARESGAGGFVFAGSAAEYGLPVEGPVREDQAGEPQSPYGWAKYLASKHIAESGFGASVRFFNLYGPARGKPGPYDGVVRRFLAMALADKPLTVFGDGGQTRDFVWVYDAVLAVLLAAGLAGERGPLAGVFNVGTGRSTSVLELARMILAVTGRELPVQSLPERAGDLRHSLADTSALALAAGFTPATPFEEGLGRTLEWFTAHPDELA
- a CDS encoding type VI secretion system contractile sheath domain-containing protein; amino-acid sequence: MPAPVSPYTILALAPFAPVPASGYRPRVVEADIYTLDEALAAMAPRLWVELPRDVCPEGGLDVAVTSFAGFRPDGLVKNVPYLAALAGCEAYLGQARASGAAPEDAAREIRSRWPSLPLDLTVAQAPSRPAPADSQALDDLLSMVATQDAPQAPGGGQGLADWQAQAGTLLARALAAIFADAGWRSLEAAWSGARCLARKAGVKEGGRVRLKLCAAQAETLPDALGGLMAQMVQDTPHLTLVDHAFANTPADVELLEQVLAFADTLLTPTVACLSLEFFGVGSWRELSRLGYLKAALADARFAKFRKLAQHPGAARLLLTLNRFLERAPYGPGNPARPAAFTEQGAPWLSPAWAVGTLAAKSVAACGWPSRLTDYREISLEELGVFDSGEGPAATEGLFDENRIAEFLEMGVSPLAGARGRDMAFLPRQTALDGGSFTFQLFFGRVVSHLLEVRDQAPEEDRYDPAQAVTRALVNLFNQTGQLPPPDLVVEAGEKSEGRLALDIAFTPPRQVMGGERLRFSFVW